In Micromonospora ferruginea, the sequence CTCCAGCGGTCGTCCGGGGTCACGATCGGTCATGCTGCTGCCTCCTGTCCCCATGCCTGATCCCCCCGGCGTACCCCCTGCCGGGCCGGCCATGCCGGGTCAGGACTCGTCGGACCGCGCCACCGGCGCCTCCGTCGGCCGCAGCCGCTGCCAGAGCAGCATGAGCAGCCCGAAGACCAGCATCACCGCGCCCGCCCACAGGTTGATCCGGACGCCCTGCGCCTTGTCGATCTCGGCGGACGAGTCGAAGAGCCCCATCAGCCCGACGATCAGCCCGTACGCGACGAACAGCCCGCCGATCACCCGCCGGATGTCGAACAGCCGGGCCGCGGCCGAACTCGCCTCCCGGGCGTCCTCGGTCTCGTCCACCAGCGGGTCGTGGGCCTCGCCGTCCTGGTACCGGTCCGCGTTGTCTGCCATGACCTGGGTCCCTTCCTCAGAAGACCGGGATGTAGAAGAGGGCGGCGAGCACCACCGCGACCACGCCGAGCAGCACCGGCGAGCGGTACCAGGCGGCGTCGCCGGCCAGCGAGTCGTCCTTCAGGGTGGTGTCGCTGAGGCCGTACACCAGGCCGGTCAGCTCGCTGTCGGTCTTCGGCCGGGTCAGCGGCGTGATGACCGCGGCCACCACCGCGACGGTGACGAAGGCCAGGCCGGCGCCCCAGAAGCTCTCCTCCAGGTCGGAGTTGAAGCTGATCACGCCGGTCTTGTAGAGCAGGTAGGTGGCGATCGCCACCACGGTGCCGGAGAGCAGCGACCAGAAGCCGGCCAGCGCGCTCATCCGCCGCCAGAACATGCCGATGATGAACGTGCCGAACAGCGGCGCGTTGAAGACCGAGAAGAGCGCCTGGATGTAGTTCATGATGTTGCTGAAGCCGGCCGCGATGAACGCGGTGCCGATGCCCACCACCACGGCGACCACGGTGGCGATCCGGCCGATCTTCACGTAGTACTCGTCCGGCCGGTCCCGCCGGAAGTACGCCTGCCAGATGTCGTACGTGAAGACGGTGTTGAAGCCGCTGACGTTCGCCGCCATGCCGGCCATGAAGGACGCCACCAGGCCGGTGACCGCGATGCCGAGCACGCCGTTGGGCAGCAGGTCGCGCATCAGCAGCGGGATGGCGTTGTTGTAGACCATGTCGCCCTTCTCGGCGCCCAACCCCTTGACCGTGATCAGGGCGATCAGGCCGGGGATCACGGTCACCACCGGGATGAGCAGCTTCGGGTACGCCCCGATGATCGGCGTACGCCGGGCGGCGCTCATGTTCCGCGCGGACAGTGCGCGCTGCACCTCGGCGAAGTTGGTGGTCCAGTAGCCGAAGGAGAGCACGAACCCGAGCCCGAAGACGATGCCCAGCCAGTGCGCGCCCAGCGGGTTGTCGGTGCTGCCGGTGCCCTGCCAGGCGTGCAGGCCGGCCTCGCCGAGCTTGGACTCCCGCACCGCGTCCATCAGCCCGCTCACGCCGCCGACCTTGACCAGGCCGATCACCGTGATCGGCACCAGGCCGGCGATGATCACGAAGAACTGGAGCACCTCGTTGTAGATCGCGCCGGACAGGCCGCCGACGGTGATGTACGCCAGCACGATCGCCGCGCCGACCACGATCGCCACCCAGAGCGGCCAGCCCAGCAGCGCCTGCATGATCAGCGCCAGCGCGTAGAGGTTCACGCCGGCGATCAGCACCTGGGCGATCGCGAAGCTGAGCGCGTTGAGCAGGTGGGTGGGGCGGTTGAAGCGCAGCCGAAGGTATTCCGGCACGCTGCGGACCTTCGAGCCGTAGTAGAACGGCATCATCACGATGCCGAGGAAGACCATCGCCGGCACCGCGCCGATCCAGTAGTAGTGCACCGTCATGATGCCGTACTGGGCGCCGTTGGCGGCCATGCCGATGATCTCCAGCGCGCCCAGGTTCGCCGAGACGAACGCCAGGCCGGTGACCCAGGCGGGCAGCGACCGCCCGGAGAGGAAGAAGTCGACGCTGGTCTTGATGGCGCGGCGGGCGGCGAAACCGACCCCGAGCACCGTGACGAAGTAGAGCGCCAGGATCAGGTAGTCCAGGGCGTTCATGTTCAACCGTAGGCCGCTGCCCATGCCTGTGCTCCCCTCGGGTGGGTGCGTGCTGCGCCGGCAGTTACCCCGATCGCGAAGTTTCATGCCTGCTGTTCTTTCCGCCCCGAGACGTAGGGAGGGGCCCCTCTCGACGCCTGGCGTCAAGAAGGGGCCCCTCCTCACATGGCTTGCCGCTCAGCGGCCCAGCACGCGGTCCAGGAAGTCGCGGTAACCGCGCACGGCGACCCGGAGCTGCTCGGTGTCGGACGAGCCGGACTCCTGCCAGGTGCCGAGCTTGGTGCGCTGCTCCCGCAGCGCCGTGGACAGCGCCTCGATCGCCTCCTCGACCAGCGACTCGGCCTCGCCGACCGCGGCCTTCGGGTCGTCCACGAAACGGAGCTGGACGTCGCGCCACCGGTCCCGGAAGCCCTGCGCGGCGTCCGGGGCGAACAGCGTCGCCGCGTCGTCCGGCACCGCCCCGGGGGTGGGCCGGTCCGCGCCGGCGAGCGCCGCCCCGGCCGCGCCGCCGGCCACCGTGCCGGCCGCCGCGGTGGCGGTCTCCGGGTCGACGGTGTCGTGGTGCCGGCCGGTGGCGTCCGCGGTGACGGGCTCGGCGTCGGGGTCGACCAGGCCCGGCTCGGGGCTGCCGTAGCCGACCGCGCCGGCGGCCACCGCGTCGTCCCGGTCCCGGTCCGGCACGCCGTCGCGGTCCGTGTCGGCGGCCAGGGTGCCGTCGCGGTCCTCGACGTCCCCGAGGGTGTCGTCGCGGTCCGCGTGCGCGCCGGCCACCGAACCGTCCCGGTCCCCGTCGCCGTCGAGGTCGCCGTCGCGGTGCTCGGCCGCCCAGCGGTCCCGGTCGTGCAGCCGGTCACCGGCGGTCGGGTCGGCCCGCTCGTCGTCCAGCGCGTCGGTCCGGCCCGGCGCGCCGTCACCCGGGACGGCGGTGTCCTCGCCGCGCGCGTCCCGCTCGTCCTCCGGACGGCCGCCGGCCATCGCCGAGGCGGCCACCGCGTCGCCCACCGTGGCCGCGCCGAACGCCGTCGGCAGCGGGGCCGGCTCGTGGAACGCCTGACGCCCGTCCCCGTCCCGCTCCTCGTCGGCGTCCGACCGGTCGGCCTCGTCCCGCAGCTCACCGGCGTCGTACGCGCGGGTCTCGTCCAGCTCCGCGGCCCGGTCGTCGCCCACCGCCGGGTCGTCGAACGTGCCCCGGTCGTCCAGCGCGTCCTCGGGCACCTCGGCCCGGTCGGTGCGGTCGTGACCGTCCGGCGGCGGGACCGGCACCGGCGCGGATCGTACGGCCTCGGGGTGGTCCTGCGTGACCTGCTGGTCTTCCTGGCGCATGGCGGCGGCTCCTCAGCGGCTCGTGGCGTCGTGCTCGGAATCGGGGTGGCGCTGTTCCGGCGCCCGCTGGGCGACCGGGTCCTCGCCGAGCAGGTCGGCGAAGAGGGCCCGGTAGTGCACCAGCGCCTGCCGGAGGTCCTCGGTGCCGGCCTCACCGCGCTCGTTGCGCTGCCGGATCTCGTGGGCGTCGCGGTAGTGGGTCAGGGTGCGGGCGTGCTCGACGGAGAGGTGGGCGATCTGGTCGGAGAAGTCCCCGGTGGGGTAGCCGCGTTCGGCGATCAACCGGCCGACCAGCTCGTCGGCGTCGCCGACGGTCTCCGCCGGCGAGTCGACGAAGCGCACCTGGAGGTCTTCCCAGGCGGCGGCGTAGCGGGCCCGGGACTCCGGGCTGAGCGGGGTCAGCTCCAGCTCGGCGTGCCGGCGTTCGCGTTCCCGCAGCTCCCGCTCGGCGGCGCCCCGGCTGTCCTGCTCCTCGACGGCCCGGTCGTACTCCGGGCCGAAACGCTGCCGCAGGGCCCGCCGGCGGTTCGCGACCACGGCGAACGCGACCAGAGCGGCGACGACTGCGACGACGATGACTATGACGACTACCTGGGTGGGCGACATGGCTCCTCCTTCGGGAGCTGGTATTCCCTGGTCGGGGTGATCGTCAATCCCGTTCCGGAGCACTTTCCCGACCGGAACGCGAAAGCTGAGCCGTTCCAGAAAAGCGCCCGTACGGCGACGTGTCGCACGCCAACGGCGTCCCGCTTGGTCATCTCGGACGGTAGTGAGCGTCGAGACGGCCGGTAGTGCATCCGCCGGGGATTACGTATCCTGCCCAAGGCGTCCGGGTCGGGCCCGGCGTCGTGGCCGGTGACCTGACGGCCGCTGCCGGCGCCACCCAGCGAACCTTCCCGGGCGAGGTCTGATTGAACACCCGCGACTGGCCGATCCGCGCCAAGCTGACCGCGCTGGTCATCGGTCCGGTGACCGGGCTGCTGGCACTGTGGATCTTCGCCACCACGCTGACCTTCGGGCCGGCGCTGGACCTGCTCGCCGCCCGTACCCTCCTCTACGACCTGGGCCGCCCGGGCGAGAACGTGGTCGCCGAGCTGCAGCGGGAACGGCGGCTCTCGGTGGTCCAGCTCGCCGGCGACGGCGTCCTGCCGGAGCTGGCCGAGCAGCGCGACCGCACCGACCGGGCGGTTGACGAGCTGCGCCGGCGGATCGACGGCGAGGAGTTGCGCGACGCGGCCGACGACCAGCTCGACGCGCGGCTCGACCAACTGGGCGCGGCGCTGGAGGCACTGCCCGCCGGGCGGGTCTTCATCGACGACCGG encodes:
- a CDS encoding sodium:solute symporter family protein yields the protein MGSGLRLNMNALDYLILALYFVTVLGVGFAARRAIKTSVDFFLSGRSLPAWVTGLAFVSANLGALEIIGMAANGAQYGIMTVHYYWIGAVPAMVFLGIVMMPFYYGSKVRSVPEYLRLRFNRPTHLLNALSFAIAQVLIAGVNLYALALIMQALLGWPLWVAIVVGAAIVLAYITVGGLSGAIYNEVLQFFVIIAGLVPITVIGLVKVGGVSGLMDAVRESKLGEAGLHAWQGTGSTDNPLGAHWLGIVFGLGFVLSFGYWTTNFAEVQRALSARNMSAARRTPIIGAYPKLLIPVVTVIPGLIALITVKGLGAEKGDMVYNNAIPLLMRDLLPNGVLGIAVTGLVASFMAGMAANVSGFNTVFTYDIWQAYFRRDRPDEYYVKIGRIATVVAVVVGIGTAFIAAGFSNIMNYIQALFSVFNAPLFGTFIIGMFWRRMSALAGFWSLLSGTVVAIATYLLYKTGVISFNSDLEESFWGAGLAFVTVAVVAAVITPLTRPKTDSELTGLVYGLSDTTLKDDSLAGDAAWYRSPVLLGVVAVVLAALFYIPVF